The Antedon mediterranea chromosome 7, ecAntMedi1.1, whole genome shotgun sequence genome has a segment encoding these proteins:
- the LOC140054750 gene encoding transcriptional activator Myb-like isoform X1 — protein MSQSRFSSCGYDSDSSDDYGDYSDQDSSQGLFPGSRRFSNSSKWTKEEDDKLRNAVDYHGCSDWKVIASYVDRNELHCIQRWQKVLNPDLVKGPWTKEEDDLVVRLVKELGPKRWSLISKYLTGRTGKQCRERWHNHLNPNIKKCAWTVEEDRIIYEAHKRLGNKWAEIAKLLPGRTDNAIKNHWNSTMKKKAESKTNPYSPRNQVAGNYQYTQSSNPYPMYISSNAALATQQSNCQDSSLRSILQTNMRRNMLPSTSTQMSGRMNAQSSPMRWIVMDNEGVISPFRDLPDMPDTNFLDPEPHLDDLSTFDMLLGDDDSITATPIKFSKLHQKGATGYRFDGHAISSLSKDTSGRLIPITSPVTSKYSTPPTILRKKRRRSHLDTSTRSSNSSILKTPDIKIFKDSSTPKTTPIKPLTFSPSQFFNSSPIGIGFTPGKQQLTSTPISKVEPCTSSLLSTPQLFTQTPSNKENLPDGFFRTPKIRRALLETPRTPTPLKDALAALEKKGGPIHRLPQTPDHLVEDLSEIIKKEEEMSDLKQKRNHNQIDTPTTKVRKTLSNHWADEKKSTNNYFYTMPGTMETPSSQYLNPDSNAIIRQLFRDSSSLLSDDANMGGYSLPSLENFSSEPELLSHLLPLTNINQSAAPPPPPNITNLDHIANQVQPQSSSLLADSSLLMSPDRPSKLNSSSDSFSVTLDQGFVAPAAQTSISKYRPKKDFKKINETPFKPPIKLNKAWEAVACGQTADQLILIQQAKKYLFSNMRPRSLKL, from the exons ATGTCGCAGTCACGATTTAG TAGTTGTGGCTATGATAGTGATTCTAGTGATGACTATGGTGACTACAGTGATCAGGATAGCAGTCAAGGGTTATTTCCAGGGTCAAGAAGGTTTTCAAATAGTAGTAAATGGACAAAAGAAGAG GATGACAAGTTAAGAAATGCAGTTGATTACCACGGTTGTAGCGATTGGAAAGTGATTGCTAGTTATGTTGACCGAAATGAGTTGCACTGTATCCAGAGATGGCAAAAGGTTTTGAACCCTGACCTTGTAAAAGGACCATGGACAAAAGAA GAGGATGATTTGGTCGTTAGATTGGTCAAGGAGTTGGGCCCAAAAAGGTGGTCTCTTATCTCTAAGTACCTTACTGGGCGTACAGGCAAACAGTGCAGGGAACG GTGGCATAATCATCTGAACCCAAACATAAAGAAATGTGCTTGGACGGTTGAAGAAGATCGTATTATCTATGAAGCTCATAAGCGTCTTGGTAACAAATGGGCAGAGATTGCCAAACTGCTTCCTGGAAG GACTGATAATGCAATTAAGAACCACTGGAATTCGACTATGAAAAAAAAGGCAGAAAGTAAAACCAACCCATACTCACCCAGGAACCAGGTAGCGGGCAACTACCAATATACACAG tcgTCAAATCCCTACCCTATGTATATCAGCAGTAATGCAGCCTTAGCTACTCAACAGAGCAACTGTCAAGATAGTAGCCTGAGAA GTATTCTTCAAACAAACATGAGACGAAACATGTTACCTTCAACATCGACACAGATGTCTGGCAGAATGAATGCGCAATCGAGTCCAATGCGATGGATTGTTATGGACAATGAGGGCGTTATTTCTCCATTCAG AGATCTACCAGATATGCCTGATACAAACTTTCTAGACCCAGAGCCACATTTGGATGACCTTAGTACATTTGACATGCTTCTCGGTGATGATGACTCAATTACTGCTACACCAATTAAATTCTCAAAGCTTCATCAAAAGGGAGCCACAG gataTCGATTTGATGGTCATGCCATCTCGTCCTTGTCCAAAGACACATCAGGGCGTCTGATACCGATCACTTCGCCCGTCACATCCAAGTATAGTACTCCACCAACCATACTGAGGAAAAAGCGAAGGCGATCA CATTTGGATACAAGTACAAGGAGTAGTAATTCAAGTATATTAAAGACACCCGATATCAAGATATTTAAGGACTCGAGCACACCCAAGACCACACCCATTAAACCTCTCACATTCTCTCCATCGCAG tTCTTTAATTCAAGTCCAATTGGAATAGGATTTACCCCTGGTAAGCAACAGTTAACATCGACGCCAATCTCAAAGGTGGAACCCTGTACAAGCAGTCTGCTTAGCACACCACAGCTATTCACCCAAACACCTAGCAATAAGGAAAACTTACCAGA TGGGTTCTTTAGGACACCTAAGATTCGCAGAGCTTTGCTGGAAACTCCAAGAACACCAACACCATTAAAAGATGCACTTGCAGCCTTGGAGAAGAAGGGTGGACCTATACACAGGCTG ccCCAGACACCAGATCATCTTGTGGAAGACTTATCAGAGATCATCAAGAAAGAGGAAGAAATGTCTGACCTGAAACAAAAGAGGAACCATAACCAG ATTGATACACCTACAACGAAAGTGAGAAAAACACTGAGCAACCATTGGGCAGATGAAAAGAAATCCACAAACAACTACTTCTACACTATGCCTGGAACAATGGAAACTCCT TCCTCACAGTATCTAAATCCTGATAGCAATGCAATAATTCGCCAGCTTTTCCGTGATTCTTCCAGTCTTTTGTCCGATGATGCAAATATG GGTGGATATAGTCTACCATCATTGGAGAATTTTAGTTCAGAGCCAGAGTTGTTGAGTCACTTACTACCCCTTACTAACATCAATCAGTCAGCTGcacctcctcctcctcctaATATAACCAATTTGGACCACATTGCCAACCAGGTTCAGCCACAG AGCTCATCTCTTCTGGCTGATTCATCTCTCCTAATGTCACCTGATAGGCCTAGCAAACTTAACAGCAGCAGTGACAGTTTCTCTGTTACCCTTGACCAAGGCTTTGTAGCCCCAGCGGCACAGACTAGCATCAGTAAATACAGACCAAAGAAAGATTTTAAGAAAATCAATGAAACTCCATTTAAGCCTCCCATTAAG TTGAACAAGGCATGGGAAGCAGTTGCGTGTGGCCAGACAGCTGACCAGCTCATCCTCATACAGCAAGCCAAGAAGTACTTGTTCAGTAACATGAGACCCAGATCATTAAAACTTTGA
- the LOC140054750 gene encoding myb-related protein A-like isoform X2, whose amino-acid sequence MSQSRFSSCGYDSDSSDDYGDYSDQDSSQGLFPGSRRFSNSSKWTKEEDDKLRNAVDYHGCSDWKVIASYVDRNELHCIQRWQKVLNPDLVKGPWTKEEDDLVVRLVKELGPKRWSLISKYLTGRTGKQCRERWHNHLNPNIKKCAWTVEEDRIIYEAHKRLGNKWAEIAKLLPGRTDNAIKNHWNSTMKKKAESKTNPYSPRNQVAGNYQYTQSSNPYPMYISSNAALATQQSNCQDSSLRSILQTNMRRNMLPSTSTQMSGRMNAQSSPMRWIVMDNEGVISPFRDLPDMPDTNFLDPEPHLDDLSTFDMLLGDDDSITATPIKFSKLHQKGATGYRFDGHAISSLSKDTSGRLIPITSPVTSKYSTPPTILRKKRRRSHLDTSTRSSNSSILKTPDIKIFKDSSTPKTTPIKPLTFSPSQFFNSSPIGIGFTPGKQQLTSTPISKVEPCTSSLLSTPQLFTQTPSNKENLPDGFFRTPKIRRALLETPRTPTPLKDALAALEKKGGPIHRLPQTPDHLVEDLSEIIKKEEEMSDLKQKRNHNQIDTPTTKVRKTLSNHWADEKKSTNNYFYTMPGTMETPSSQYLNPDSNAIIRQLFRDSSSLLSDDANMSSSLLADSSLLMSPDRPSKLNSSSDSFSVTLDQGFVAPAAQTSISKYRPKKDFKKINETPFKPPIKLNKAWEAVACGQTADQLILIQQAKKYLFSNMRPRSLKL is encoded by the exons ATGTCGCAGTCACGATTTAG TAGTTGTGGCTATGATAGTGATTCTAGTGATGACTATGGTGACTACAGTGATCAGGATAGCAGTCAAGGGTTATTTCCAGGGTCAAGAAGGTTTTCAAATAGTAGTAAATGGACAAAAGAAGAG GATGACAAGTTAAGAAATGCAGTTGATTACCACGGTTGTAGCGATTGGAAAGTGATTGCTAGTTATGTTGACCGAAATGAGTTGCACTGTATCCAGAGATGGCAAAAGGTTTTGAACCCTGACCTTGTAAAAGGACCATGGACAAAAGAA GAGGATGATTTGGTCGTTAGATTGGTCAAGGAGTTGGGCCCAAAAAGGTGGTCTCTTATCTCTAAGTACCTTACTGGGCGTACAGGCAAACAGTGCAGGGAACG GTGGCATAATCATCTGAACCCAAACATAAAGAAATGTGCTTGGACGGTTGAAGAAGATCGTATTATCTATGAAGCTCATAAGCGTCTTGGTAACAAATGGGCAGAGATTGCCAAACTGCTTCCTGGAAG GACTGATAATGCAATTAAGAACCACTGGAATTCGACTATGAAAAAAAAGGCAGAAAGTAAAACCAACCCATACTCACCCAGGAACCAGGTAGCGGGCAACTACCAATATACACAG tcgTCAAATCCCTACCCTATGTATATCAGCAGTAATGCAGCCTTAGCTACTCAACAGAGCAACTGTCAAGATAGTAGCCTGAGAA GTATTCTTCAAACAAACATGAGACGAAACATGTTACCTTCAACATCGACACAGATGTCTGGCAGAATGAATGCGCAATCGAGTCCAATGCGATGGATTGTTATGGACAATGAGGGCGTTATTTCTCCATTCAG AGATCTACCAGATATGCCTGATACAAACTTTCTAGACCCAGAGCCACATTTGGATGACCTTAGTACATTTGACATGCTTCTCGGTGATGATGACTCAATTACTGCTACACCAATTAAATTCTCAAAGCTTCATCAAAAGGGAGCCACAG gataTCGATTTGATGGTCATGCCATCTCGTCCTTGTCCAAAGACACATCAGGGCGTCTGATACCGATCACTTCGCCCGTCACATCCAAGTATAGTACTCCACCAACCATACTGAGGAAAAAGCGAAGGCGATCA CATTTGGATACAAGTACAAGGAGTAGTAATTCAAGTATATTAAAGACACCCGATATCAAGATATTTAAGGACTCGAGCACACCCAAGACCACACCCATTAAACCTCTCACATTCTCTCCATCGCAG tTCTTTAATTCAAGTCCAATTGGAATAGGATTTACCCCTGGTAAGCAACAGTTAACATCGACGCCAATCTCAAAGGTGGAACCCTGTACAAGCAGTCTGCTTAGCACACCACAGCTATTCACCCAAACACCTAGCAATAAGGAAAACTTACCAGA TGGGTTCTTTAGGACACCTAAGATTCGCAGAGCTTTGCTGGAAACTCCAAGAACACCAACACCATTAAAAGATGCACTTGCAGCCTTGGAGAAGAAGGGTGGACCTATACACAGGCTG ccCCAGACACCAGATCATCTTGTGGAAGACTTATCAGAGATCATCAAGAAAGAGGAAGAAATGTCTGACCTGAAACAAAAGAGGAACCATAACCAG ATTGATACACCTACAACGAAAGTGAGAAAAACACTGAGCAACCATTGGGCAGATGAAAAGAAATCCACAAACAACTACTTCTACACTATGCCTGGAACAATGGAAACTCCT TCCTCACAGTATCTAAATCCTGATAGCAATGCAATAATTCGCCAGCTTTTCCGTGATTCTTCCAGTCTTTTGTCCGATGATGCAAATATG AGCTCATCTCTTCTGGCTGATTCATCTCTCCTAATGTCACCTGATAGGCCTAGCAAACTTAACAGCAGCAGTGACAGTTTCTCTGTTACCCTTGACCAAGGCTTTGTAGCCCCAGCGGCACAGACTAGCATCAGTAAATACAGACCAAAGAAAGATTTTAAGAAAATCAATGAAACTCCATTTAAGCCTCCCATTAAG TTGAACAAGGCATGGGAAGCAGTTGCGTGTGGCCAGACAGCTGACCAGCTCATCCTCATACAGCAAGCCAAGAAGTACTTGTTCAGTAACATGAGACCCAGATCATTAAAACTTTGA
- the LOC140054322 gene encoding tyrosine-protein kinase BAZ1B-like yields MPLLDNKPYLLAKKPKDLYPWDKQYTIPVTGEVFRTQDDYIKKVALYSAKNWTCRCTGKSNLTYREALDSEKTAEESLREVFPAHFEKIACELAHHSTLSLEHLTEQVSFKLSQTFVVGELVELKVKVKSKVVRGKIIKLEAEGSHQKTPVKQTGSPSSDKENFTGEKQQSPLKTGNLLCNIKLIGEEKIIGGVPARELIRLEELPSKEAVQLFLQTSTLQSNCQNNRVWVILEHLVKKFNLINKFPEFLLSPYKVQFDNNKKRKSETLEATSKKIKTNKSSAQANLRVNSPKEESPQASSSCASPVYLDHTYSSPASKSKQKFQFEKSGGENCKKSPTDLKVNSLCNTKVDKMPSKQSTLRVNLFRIENDERKTINVVDTESSSDSDDDVPLKKLALSPISSKVKSVNKTEVISSDEDVPLIKISRDEIKSNWREIFKNMAKEKAKVDVSKNDKKNGTKRKSKKSREERDRKKKKDKSKKSSSSLKKSSKTTPKKVSTKRKSTTVKSKESQKKTPSKSFIKNSKSKGTTPNKSSKSPKDKKSMKQLTLFDLKSKKKENNDSSDDSDGRYQIVKLPPKSPKSPRPRTPKMPPIVQKLIASKKNNRKPQYLQYLSACARQLTTIQRNHLNPLVKDDVIRKHEQIQKKIKWNSMSDDDKKAFLKAQREEKRKVSREAKNKQIEEEKKQRLELAKRYEDQELLLKPLILPKPVVLPEGIPNTRFGDVAMITEFLNMYSGLLMPDDQYPITAENLMQALVSGPQGFSYLSRCLVILLKTLLQDDIAEDYSELGMKLSGIPVNMHTASELMRLCLRPNDQETDDSDTDEEIHQDVDDDVPQDLVEKLDTKEFYVLEADEKIILLICLCHRIMSSYSVIDFMEEKQKDATQLWKEKLKTLKEKNDRVREEKKKIREEKEALRLKKEEEQEKKPNVAKNGDKEVKKENKTENKAKENTKEEEIIIPEDENDLITVIKRRRMQSAKMKVERAEQERKEKERRIKDLEELRKQREAESFERRFEDGIQLAKSILRNQPLGVDRNHSRYWLFSSVVPGLFVEKGWACKEIGNSFKDDDSDSDSDDSDLPTEGVELTIPKVGQNMWFQYDSQKDLDTLMEIINNQGIRESTLYVELKKSYQDIVKSLNLARRSSPGLRACNGPEDLLTAFKEDLLDEEQHIRQGNLGGVDSFQVWEKSLNTAEDLETLGALLIETQNSTNPRFLQGIMAMKKPKVRLEENDSDDPESDEPKVPEKILKWRDAVESATTLSRLHVLLGIFESSVKWEKSAENAKCKICRKKSSENRLILCDDCNQPFHLSCLRPVLKSFPKGEWKCPSCKPQTPRRTARNRVVIEDYDNESEYEEEEEQYCCVCDEQGELLNCYECESFYHRDCHEPPLRNFPRGKWSCNECTHGKKRTTKSRRLKNTKKSANKSSRKRIRYDDDDSDDQVTTTKKAKQAFETRILEDILYRLNKSKDSALFRKPIDKKEAKKYYKVVKNPVDLQTIKTRTLCLEYNNYDSFILDIKLIFTNAELYYKKGSEEVIHAEKLEEQFIEILERLLPNMTYSRTTKDQDSSVDSDNSSEKSRNTRKRRKVCL; encoded by the exons gtACATTATCTCTTGAGCATCTCACAGAACAAGTTTCTTTTAAACTCAGTCAAACTTTTGTTGTAGGAGAATTGGTGGAGTTAAAGGTCAAAGTTAAATCAAAGGT tgttAGAGGAAAGATTATCAAACTAGAGGCAGAGGGCAGTCATCAAAAG ACACCTGTAAAACAGACTGGTTCACCATCTAGTGATAAAGAGAATTTTACTGGGGAAAAGCAACAATCGCCATTAAAG ACTGGAAATCTTTTgtgtaatattaaattaatcgGAGAAGAGAAAATTATTGGAGGTGTGCCCGCCAGAGAACTGAT ACGTTTAGAGGAGCTTCCATCAAAAGAAGCTGTGCAGTTATTTCTACAGACAAGCACACTACAAAGTAACTGTCAAAATAATAGAGTGTGGGTTATCTTGGAGCATTTAGTCAAGAAGTTTAATTTGATAAACAAATTTCCAGAATTTTTGTTATCTCCATACAAG GTTCAATTTGATAATAACAAGAAACGCAAGTCCGAAACATTAGAGGCAACATCTAAGAAGATAAAGACAAACAAATCGTCTGCACAAGCAAATTTACGTGTGAACTCTCCTAAAGAAGAGAGCCCTCAAGCTTCATCTAGTTGCGCATCACCAGTGTACCTTGATCACACCTATAGCTCACCAGCGagtaaaagcaaacaaaaattTCAATTTGAGAAATCTGGTGgtgaaaattgtaaaaaatcacCAACAGACCTAAAAGTGAACTCATTGTGTAACACTAAAGTGGACAAAATGCCTAGTAAACAGTCTACTCTCAGAGTTAATTTGTTTCGTATTGAAAACGATGAGAGAAAAACGATTAACGTGGTTGACACCGAAAGTAGTAGCGATTCTGATGATGATGTACCGTTAAAAAAACTCGCTCTTTCACCGATTTCCTCAAAAGTAAAATCTGTGAACAAAACTGAAGTTATTTCTAGTGATGAGGATGTGCCACTGATTAAAATTTCAAGGgatgaaataaaatcaaattggcGAGAAATTTTTAAGAATATGGCTAAAGAAAAAGCAAAAGTAGATGTGTCGAAAAATGACAAGAAAAATGGTACTAAAAGAAAATCAAAGAAGTCGCGAGAAGAAAGAGACCGGAAAAAGAAGAAAGATAAAAGCAAAAAAAGTTCtagttctttaaaaaaatcgtcaaaaacTACTCCTAAAAAGGTTTCAACAAAGAGAAAATCAACAACTGTGAAATCAAAGGAAAGTCAAAAGAAAACACCAAGTAAATCGTTTATTAAAAATTCCAAATCAAAGGGTACTACACCGAACAAGTCATCAAAATCGCCAAAAGATAAG AAATCTATGAAACAGTTGACATTGTTTGATTTGAAAAGTAAGAAAAAGGAAAACAATGATTCGAGTGATGATTCCGATGGAAGGTATCAGATCGTAAAGTTGCCACCCAAGTCGCCCAAGTCACCACGACCAAGAACACCTAAGATGCCTCCCATTGTACAAAA gtTGATAGCTTCTAAGAAAAACAACAGAAAGCCTCAGTACCTTCAATATCTCAGCGCTTGTGCCAGGCAGCTTACAACGATACAGAGAAACCACTTAAATCCGCTTGTAAAAGACGATGTAATCAGAAAACATGAACAGATTCAGAAAAAGATTAAATG GAATTCAATGTCGGATGACGATAAGAAGGCATTCCTGAAGGCACAGAGGGAAGAGAAGAGGAAGGTGTCAAGAGAAGCTAAGAATAAACAGATtgaagaagaaaagaaacaaagatTAGAACTTGCCAAG CGGTATGAAGACCAAGAGCTCCTGTTAAAGCCATTGATATTGCCTAAACCGGTAGTTCTTCCAGAGGGCATACCAAACACACGGTTTGGAGATGTCGCAATGATTACCGAGTTCTTGAACATGTATTCTGGTTTACTCATGCCAGATGATCAATACCCTATAACAGCTG AGAATTTGATGCAGGCATTAGTGAGTGGACCTCAAGGATTTAGCTATCTATCCCGATGTTTAGTGATTCTGCTTAAAACTCTACTTCAGGATGACATAGCTGAG GATTATTCTGAACTCGGAATGAAGCTGTCTGGTATTCCAGTCAACATGCACACTGCGTCAGAGTTGATGAGACTCTGCCTTCGACCCAACGATCAGGAGACGGATGACTCGGATACAGATGAGGAAATCCACCAGGACGTAGATGATGATGTG CCCCAAGACTTAGTTGAGAAATTAGATACTAAAGAGTTTTATGTGCTTGAAGCGGATGAGAAAATAATTCTGTTGATCTGTCTGTGCCATCGCATTATGTCATCTTATTCAGTAATTGATTTTATGGAAGAAAAGCAAAAGGACGCAACCCAGCTTTG GAAAGAGAAACTGAAAAcactgaaagaaaaaaatgataGAGTGAgggaagaaaagaagaaaattagGGAAGAAAAGGAAGCATTGCGGCTTAAGAAGGAGGAGGAACAGGAGAAGAAGCCTAATGTAGCAAAGAACGGGGACAAAGAAGTTAAAAAAG aaaataagaCTGAAAATAAAGCTAAGGAGAATACGAAGGAAGAAGAAATAATTATTCCAGAAGACGAAAACGATTTGATTACAGTCATCAAAAGAAGACGTATGCAATCTGCAAAAATGAAGGTTGAACGCGCTGAGCAAGAACGTAAAGAAAAAGAACGACGTATAAAAGATCTAGAGGAATTAAGAAAACAGCGTGAAGCCGAGTCGTTTGAAAGACGGTTTGAG GATGGTATTCAACTAGCCAAGTCAATATTGCGAAACCAGCCTCTAGGTGTTGATCGTAATCATAGTCGTTACTGGCTGTTCTCCAGTGTCGTACCTGGACTTTTTGTTGAGAAGGGTTGGGCTTGTAAAGAGATTGGCAATTCATTCAAAGATGACGACAGTGATTCAGATTCAGACGACTCGGATCTGCCCACAGAAGGTGTAGAGTTAAC aaTTCCAAAGGTTGGTCAAAATATGTGGTTTCAGTATGACAGTCAAAAGGACCTAGATACATTGATGGAGATTATAAACAACCAAGGCATACGTGAAAGCACCCTCTATGTAGAGCTCAAGAAAAGTTACCAAGACATTGTCAAGTCACTCAATCTGGCAAGGAG GTCTAGTCCTGGACTAAGAGCATGCAATGGGCCAGAGGACCTGCTGACTGCTTTCAAAGAAGACCTATTAGATGAAGAGCAGCATATACGACAAGGAAACCTGGGAGGGGTGGACTCATTCCAAGTTTGGGAGAAGAGTTTGAATACAGCAGAGGATCTAGAAACACTG GGTGCGTTGCTTATTGAGACTCAGAACTCTACAAATCCACGGTTTCTGCAGGGCATTATGGCAATGAAGAAACCAAAAGTAAGATTGGAGGAAAACGATTCTGATGATCCAG aATCTGATGAACCTAAAGTTCCAGAAAAAATACTGAAGTGGCGCGATGCAGTTGAAAGCGCCACCACCCTTTCACGACTTCATGTACTATTGGGTATCTTTGAATCTAGCGTCAAATGGGAGAAGTCTGCGGAGAACGCAAAATGTAAAATTTGCAGGAAGAAGAGCAGTGAAAATAGGCTTATACTTTGCGATGATTGCAATCAACCATTCCATCTATCATGCTTACGCCCTGTATTAAAGTCTTTTCCAAAAGGAGAATGGAAATGCCCATCTTGCAAG CCTCAAACTCCTCGTCGTACCGCCAGAAACCGCGTGGTTATTGAAGATTACGACAACGAGAGTGAATATGAAGAGGAAGAAGAGCAGTACTGTTGTGTTTGTGATGAACAGGGAGAATTATTGAACTGTTACGAATGCGAAAGCTTCTATCATAGAGACTGCCATGAGCCTCCACTAAGGAACTTTCCTAG agGAAAGTGGTCGTGTAACGAATGTACACATGGTAAAAAGAGAACTACGAAGTCAAGGAGATTAAAGAATACTAAGAAATCCGCTAATAAATCTTCACGAAAACGAATAAGATATGACGACGATGATTCGGATGATCAAGTTACTACAACGAAGAAGGCCAAGCAAGCCTTTGAAACTAGA attCTTgaagatatactgtacagattaAACAAATCAAAGGACAGTGCTTTGTTTAGAAAGCCTATTGACAAGAAAGAG gctAAGAAATACTACAAAGTAGTGAAGAACCCAGTGGATCTACAGACGATTAAAACTAGGACGCTATGCTTAGAATACAATAATTATGATAGCTTTATATTGGATATAAAACTCATATTTACCAATGCTGAGCTTTACTATAAG AAGGGCTCGGAAGAAGTCATACATGCAGAAAAGTTGGAGGAACAGTTTATTGAAATCTTAGAACGACTTTTACCGAACATGACGTACAGTAGGACAACCAAGGATCAAGATTCCAGTGTAGATTCAGACAATTCTAGCGAGAAGAGTCGCAACACAAGAAAGAGACGTAAAGTCTGTTTATGA